Genomic DNA from Pigmentiphaga litoralis:
TCGGCCCAGGACTTCAAACAGCCCATCAAAGTCATCGTGCCTTTCGCCGCAGGCGGCGCGACCGATCAGCTGGCCCGCCTGTTGGCGCCTCGTCTGGGCAACGTGCTCGGCACGACCGTTACGGTCGAAAACCGGGCCGGCGCCAGCGGCCAAGTGGGCACCGCCGCCGTCAAGTCGGCTGCGCCCGACGGCAGCACGCTGCTACTCGCGCCGGATCACGCCACCGTGGTGGTTCCGCTCATTTCGCCAACAGCCGGTTATCACGCGATCCGGGACTTCGTGCCCCTGGGCCAGATTGCCCGCTATCAGTGGGCGCTCAGCGTGCCGGCCAGCAGTCCTGCCAGGAATCTGGCCGGCTATGTCGACCTGCTTCGCGCAAAACCGCAAGACGCCAACTACGGCATTCCGCTAAAGGGCGGCGTGCCCGAGATCATCGGGACCGTGATCGAACGCAAGGCGGGCGTCCCGCTACAGGCCACGCCCTACAGCGGGTCTGCGGCCGTGTTGCCGCCGCTGGCCGCCGGTGAAATCAGCGCCGGCGTGACGGGCGAGCCCGAAGCCTTGGCCCTGTCGCGCGAAGGCAAGATTCGCATCATCGCGGTATCCGGCGGCGCCCGCTCGCCGGTCCTTCCCGACGTGCCGACCTTCGAAGAGGCTGGCTTTCCAGGCGTCAACGTCAACAGTTTCCACGCCTTTTACGCGCCCAAGGCACTTCCCCCCGCCATGGCCGACACCTTCAACGCC
This window encodes:
- a CDS encoding Bug family tripartite tricarboxylate transporter substrate binding protein, translating into MTPLRHVVIAAALACIATGASAQDFKQPIKVIVPFAAGGATDQLARLLAPRLGNVLGTTVTVENRAGASGQVGTAAVKSAAPDGSTLLLAPDHATVVVPLISPTAGYHAIRDFVPLGQIARYQWALSVPASSPARNLAGYVDLLRAKPQDANYGIPLKGGVPEIIGTVIERKAGVPLQATPYSGSAAVLPPLAAGEISAGVTGEPEALALSREGKIRIIAVSGGARSPVLPDVPTFEEAGFPGVNVNSFHAFYAPKALPPAMADTFNAALRTVLKDEEVKRKIKDMPLVLDPTDLEGAKRELAKSQDFWDKATQPKK